The window TGGCGCTGGTCCCACCGTTGGCAGGCGGCGCGCAGGCGCTGGACGATGCGCGGGCCTGTGCGGACAGCCTTGGCGCCAGGTGCCGGGAGATCACGCTCGATTCGCGCATCGCAGAGGCCCTGGAGGCCCTGGATGTCTGTTTCGTTGGCCCTGAGCGGGAGGCGGGCGAGCGGCTTGCCGCACGCATGCGCGCGCTGGTGCTTGGGGCGTTTGCCGAGAGCCAGGGCGCGATGCTGCTCTCTTCGGCGACAAAGAGCGATTTCAGCCTTGGCCGCGCGCCCTCCTGCGCAAGCGCCACGGGCGGTTACAGTCCGCTCAAGGATGCCTACGCGACGACGGTCGCCACGCTTGCCACATGGCGCAATGGCGCGATCCCGCACATCGGGCTGGGGCCGGAGGGGACGATCTTTACCGCCTCGATTCTGGCCCGTACGCCGCCGCTTCCCGACGGCGTGGACGACGCGGGGCGCCTGGATGCCATGCTGTTCGGCCTTGTCGAGCACGACAAGAGCATCGACCAGATGGTCGCGGACGGATTTCCCCGCGCGGTCCTGCGCCAGATCGAGGAGCGTCTGCATGCGAGCGAAGCCCTGCGCCGCCAGTCGCCGCCGGGCGTGAAACTGTCCCCAAGAAATTTCGGTCGGGATCGGCGCTATCCGATCACTCATGCGTTTCGCAGTTGAGGGATGAATGACGAGCCGGACCGCGGCAACGTGAAACCGGCGAATGGAGATGAGTTATGGGAATGCTGGTGGACGGCCAGTGGCACGATGTCTGGTATGATACCGAGGCCAACAAGGGGAAGTTCGAGCGTGAGAAGTCGGCGTTCCGCAACTGGCTGACGGCCGACGGGAGCCCAGGCCCTTCGGGCGAGGGCGGCTTCGCGGCGGAAGCCGGGCGCTATCACCTCTACGTCAGCCTGGCCTGCCCCTGGGCGCACCGCACGCTCATCATGCGCGCATTGAAGGGGCTGGAGGGAATGATCTCTGTCTCCATCGTGCACTGGCACATGGCCGAGAACGGCTGGACCTTTGCCGAAGGGCCGGGCGTGGTGCCCGATCCGATCCACCATGCGCAGTACATGCACCAGGTCTACACGGCGGCGAAGAGCGACTATTCGGGCCGGGTGACTGTGCCGGTGCTCTGGGATCGCACGAAGGGCACGATCGTCAGCAACGAATCGGCCGAGATCATTCGCATGTTCAACACCGCGTTCGACGATCTGGGCGCGCGTCCGGGCGATTACTATCCTGAGGCGCACCGCGAGGCGATCGATGCCTTCAACGCGCGGATCTACGACACGGTCAACAACGGCGTCTACAAGGCCGGCTTCGCGACCACCCAGGAGGCCTACGAGGAGGCGGTCTATCCCCTGTTCGGCACGCTCGACTGGCTCGAAACGCGCCTCTCGGCGAGCCGCTACCTCATCGGCAACACTCTGACCGAGGCCGATATTCGCCTCTTTACCACGCTGGTGCGTTTCGATCCGGTGTACCGGGGGCATTTCAAGTGCAACCTGCACTCGCTTGCCGACTATCCGAACCTTTCTGCGTATCTGCGTGACATCTACCAGGTACCCGGCGTCGCCGAGACGGTCGATTTCCGGCACATCAAGGGGCACTATTACCAGAGCCACGGCACCATCAACCCGACCGGAATCGTGCCGGCCGGGCCGCTCATGGACCTGGCCGCACCGCATGGCCGTGAGGGAATGGGGGGACTTGCCGACTAGGTGGACGCGCCGCCGCGCGCGGGCGGGCAATGAGGGCTTTGACCTCGCGCCCGCCTGCGCGTAATCGCGCAGGGCTATGACCACCACGCGCTTTGCCCCTTCGCCCACGGGCCTTCTTCACGTCGGCAACATCCGCACGGCCTTGCACAACTGGCTGCTGGCCAAGCGGTCGGGCGGACGCTTTCTGCTGCGCATCGACGACACCGACGCGGCGCGCTCGCGCGAGGACTATGTGGAGGCGATCCGGGCGGACCTTGCCTGGCTGGGCATCGCGGCCGAGGGCGAGGAGCGCCAGTCGCAGCGCTTTGCGCTCTACGAAGCCGAGTTCGAGCGCCTCAAGGGTGAGGGCCGCGTCTATCCGTGCTGGGAAAGCCCGCAGGAACTTGAAC is drawn from Novosphingobium decolorationis and contains these coding sequences:
- a CDS encoding glutathione S-transferase family protein, whose protein sequence is MGMLVDGQWHDVWYDTEANKGKFEREKSAFRNWLTADGSPGPSGEGGFAAEAGRYHLYVSLACPWAHRTLIMRALKGLEGMISVSIVHWHMAENGWTFAEGPGVVPDPIHHAQYMHQVYTAAKSDYSGRVTVPVLWDRTKGTIVSNESAEIIRMFNTAFDDLGARPGDYYPEAHREAIDAFNARIYDTVNNGVYKAGFATTQEAYEEAVYPLFGTLDWLETRLSASRYLIGNTLTEADIRLFTTLVRFDPVYRGHFKCNLHSLADYPNLSAYLRDIYQVPGVAETVDFRHIKGHYYQSHGTINPTGIVPAGPLMDLAAPHGREGMGGLAD